TCTATGGCCGTCAAGCTTGAACCCAGTCCGCACATTGTTGCAAGAAATAGAGTCAACATGTCAATGCTTAGGAGTGCTTGTAAGATTGTGTAATCTTCTCCTCTAGGTGGTTTCTTGAAAACATTtgcaaaaaatgatgatgaattGGGCTTTTCCTCCTCCTGTGTGGATGAAACTGGAGGCAATGCCACTGGTTTTGATTCCTCTTCCTGCGGTTTCTCAACGGTTACCTCAGTGGGAGAATTGTCATGCTGTCTCTCGAGGTTCCAGAGGGTTAACTCCTCTCTAATGGCAATAACAAAAGGGAGAAAGAGAAGAACACAGACCACCGTGACACTTCCAGCATAAGCCGCTCGGGGGAAAACAATTTGTTTCTGAACTATAGTCATTACCATGAGAAACAAAGCCAGCACAATGGATACATAGAGGAACTGATAAAACATTTTAACCTCATTGGGTTGCCTAACCACCTTCATAGTTCGAATAGTGTACACGAATATCACGCACAAGGCAGCTGGAAACCATCCAACCATGAGTATGAGTGCTTTAGAGTCATCACCATAGATGGCAAAGTAAAATTGAGTCATGATGGCTCCCCCAAGCCCCACAAACCCCTTCAATAGGCCTATCATGATGCCGCGACTCTCCGGGAAGTTCTTGACACAGGTGACAAGAGCTCCAGTGTTTGCAAAGTTCTGAGAATTGGATCCAACGAAATTGTACACACACATGTGCCACACTTTTGGCCTGGCAATTCTGGCGGTGACGGCCAGCCAAATCATCAGGTAGCCCCATAAATTCAAGGCAGATCCGAGCAAAAGCACGAACCATGTGGGTGTTACCTCAGCAACAAGGCCAGCAGGGACACCAATGTTTGTTCCCATATCTTTGAAGAAGCCTAGGAGATTTAACGTTGTTTGATCGTAACCAAGAGCAGACTTTATTTCTTGGGAGTAGATTCCGAAAAGATAAGTTGTACCAGGTCCAATCATGACCAGGAACGAGGCACAAACGCTGAACCACCGCCCTTTAATCACATGAACTGCAAAACGGG
The sequence above is drawn from the Vitis riparia cultivar Riparia Gloire de Montpellier isolate 1030 chromosome 6, EGFV_Vit.rip_1.0, whole genome shotgun sequence genome and encodes:
- the LOC117916709 gene encoding protein NUCLEAR FUSION DEFECTIVE 4-like, translating into MATVAPTSCASGGGIEGCSRASRFAVHVIKGRWFSVCASFLVMIGPGTTYLFGIYSQEIKSALGYDQTTLNLLGFFKDMGTNIGVPAGLVAEVTPTWFVLLLGSALNLWGYLMIWLAVTARIARPKVWHMCVYNFVGSNSQNFANTGALVTCVKNFPESRGIMIGLLKGFVGLGGAIMTQFYFAIYGDDSKALILMVGWFPAALCVIFVYTIRTMKVVRQPNEVKMFYQFLYVSIVLALFLMVMTIVQKQIVFPRAAYAGSVTVVCVLLFLPFVIAIREELTLWNLERQHDNSPTEVTVEKPQEEESKPVALPPVSSTQEEEKPNSSSFFANVFKKPPRGEDYTILQALLSIDMLTLFLATMCGLGSSLTAIDNLGQIGGALGYPTRTISSFVSLVSIWNYFGRVFSGFVSEILIAKWKVPRPLMLTLTLVLLCVGLLMIAFPAPGTIYVASVIIGFAYGAQLTLIFAIISELFGLKYYATLFNCGQLATPIGTYVLNVKITGMFYDQEALKELAKKGMTRSSVKELSCIGVQCYKKSFIILAASSLFGAAVSMILVIRTREFYRGDIYKKFREQADASQTEMALSPSNKSAARLGSPQ